TGAATTGGATGATACCATTACCTGGAGAGCAACACATCTCGGTATAAGGCAAAAACTTACTGTTAGGATAACTCAATTTGATCGGCCGCATTATTTTGAAGATATCATGTTGAAAGGTGCATTTAAATCAATGAAACATCAACACTATTTTGAAGAAAAAAATGGAATAACTATTATGAAAGATAAATTGGAATACAGTGTTCCATTTGGATTTATAGGTAAAATTTTTGATGCGATTTATCTTAAGAA
The genomic region above belongs to Bacteroidota bacterium and contains:
- a CDS encoding SRPBCC family protein, which codes for MTLINLTTEINAKIEICFDVARDIDIHKLSTKNTREEAIAGRMNGLCELDDTITWRATHLGIRQKLTVRITQFDRPHYFEDIMLKGAFKSMKHQHYFEEKNGITIMKDKLEYSVPFGFIGKIFDAIYLKKYMTRFLLTRNEVLKSVAENKNN